The Trichocoleus desertorum ATA4-8-CV12 nucleotide sequence GTTGAAGACGCTCAAATTGCTCTGGCTTTACCTGAATTACGCTGTACATTCTCAGGCCGCTCCATCGTTCCTGACATCGCCGTATTCGCCTGGGAACGCATCCCAACCAATGAAGACGGCGCGATCGCGAACACATTTGCTGCACATCCTGATTGGACCATTGAAATTCTCAGCCCCGACCAATCTGCAACTCGCGTTATCACCAACATCCTGCATTGCCTCAATCACGGAACCCAGATCGGATGGCTGATTGACCCTGCCGAACAACTGGTACTCGTCTACACCCCGCAACAGCAGCCACAAGTTTTTGATGCCGAGAGCAATCACCTTCCAGTACCCGCATTTGCAGCAGAGTTGCAATTAACAGTGGGCCAAGTGATGGGATGGCTCAAAGTCAAATAAGTTCAGCGCAACTAACAAAAACCCCCACCTCCGAGGAGATGAGGGTTGAGATTAATTAATGACTAGCGATTAGTAGTCGAAGTCACCGCCCATACCTGCGCCTGCGGGTGCGGTAGCTTGCTTGGGTTCAGGCTTGTCAACCACAATGCACTCAACCGACGTTGAACTCTTTCTCCTTCACCCGCTCAACCATCACCACGCAAAGCTTCTACAGCAGAGATAGGAACCGCAATTACAGCCGAAGACTCGCCCACTGCGTTAAAAACTTCCAAGACACATCCCTCTTCGCTGTTAGCAGGATGAGACACGAAATCAACCAACGTGGCAACATCTCCTGCCTTAAGTTCATATTCTGGTAGGTCACGAGTTACAGCAACCTCCTGATATAGCTCTAGTGTCATATCAAGGCTCCTTGAAAGCCATGAGGGTCACGAGTTGAAATTATTCGTTGCTATTAACTATTGAACACAAGAATTAAGGCATTGCAAGAGCGATCGCCCTATCTCCTCAGACTGCTGCTGCCTTTATCGTCGGGCTCTAACCTAAAAGAAACTGCCGCTAAGAACGATCATGCCCGAAGAAGCCCAAGTTCAAATTGATGTCTGGAGCGATTACGTTTGCCCGTTTTGCTATCTGGAAGAACCAGTTCTTGAGCAACTGCGGCAGGAATATGGTGAGAGCGTCCAGGTGGTATGGCGTGCCTTTGAACTACGGCCTGACCCAATTCCCACGCTTGACCCCCAAGGCGAATATCTCCGCACCACTTGGGAGCGTGCCGTTTATCCAATGGCGAAAGAGCGGGGAGTTACTTTGCACTTACCACCCGTGCAACCTCGTAGCCGCAAAGCTCTAGAAGCAGCAGAGTTTGCTCGCGATCGCGGCTGTTTTGAGGCGATGCATCATGCCCTGTTTCGCGCTTTCTTTGAAGATGGGTTGGATTTGAATCATCTCGATATTTTGCTCGCGATCGCCACTTCTATTGGTTTAGATCGTGAAGCTCTATCCACTGCTTTAGAAACTGGACAGTACACCGAACGAGTCATTAACGATCAAGCGCTAGCCCACAAACTCGGCATTTCAGGGGTTCCAGCTTTGTTAATACACCAAGCGAGTGAGCCGCTAGAAGCATCAATCAGGCTGAGTGGTGCCCAACCCTATGCCGCTGTTCGTACCGTAATTGAGCAAGTTCGCTAACTAGGCGCGATCGCTCTCAATCATGACTACTCTTCCCGTAGCAGTGCCCGAAAACCTGCTTGTTGAAAATGAATATCCGTTGTCAATGCATCAGTTAAGCCTTGCTCTTGCATCACCACGAATGAAATGCAATCTATGATTCCCCAATCTTTATCAATTCTTTGTGCATAAAGTTGGAAACCCCGTTGATACAAAGCTTCTGAAACTGGAATAACTTCAACTAGCGGATCAATTTCAAGAGCATTCAACAACTGTGTTGCAGCTTGACGATAACGTCGCTTAGCAAGTGCATTACCAATTTCTAGAACAATCGCTCTAGTTGTGACTAAATTCGTCTGATTGGCCTCTAACTCTATAGCGACTTAAACAGCTTTTTGATGATGTTGATCGCTGGAAGCTGCGAGTGCGATTGCGTAAGCTGTATCAAGAAAGACTTTATTCATCTGCCCGATGGCCTTCCTCATAAAGATACTGGTCTATTTTTTCTGACCAATCACCGGTGCCTTCTAGATTTAACGTCCGAGCCGTTTGTAAAAATGAAGGGCGCGCAGGTTGTGGAGTTTCAATGGTTTCAATCGTGATGCGGACACGAGTGTTCGGGACTAGTTGAATGGGTTCATCTGGATATAAAACCTGACCATCGAAGGTTGCTTGCAATATTTGACTCATAAAGTACCTTCTGGCTCTCAATTAAAAGTTATGAATACTGATGTTGACGGAAGACCGATTGCTCATTACAGCTTAGACAGTCAAAGACATGATTGGCTAGAGTGAGCTAGAAGGCGGATTACTGAAGTCATTGATTTGGTTGTAATAGCGGCGATCGCTAGGATAATAATGAATCTGCGTTAATAAATCTGGCTCGCTGAATTATGACAACTCCTGCCATCCAGTGGTATCCCGGTCACATCGCTAAGGCCGAGAGAGCGCTGCTGAGCCAACTCAAACTGGTCGATGTAGTGCTAGAAGTGCGTGATGCCCGGATTCCGCTCAGCACCCATCACCCGCAGGTGCCGCACTGGATTGGCAACAAAGCGAAAGTGTTGGTTTTGAATCGGATGGATATGATTCCAGCGCAAATGCGCGATCGCTGGATTGAATGGTTCCGTGAGCAAGGGGAAGAAGCCCTATTTACCGATGCCCAACATGGCAAAGGGATTGAGGCGATCGCTCAGGCGGCTCAGAATGCAGGTGTCCAAATGAACCAACGACGGCGCGATCGCGGCATGTTACCTCGTCCGGTGCGAGCCGTGGTATTGGGCTTTCCTAATGTGGGCAAGTCAGCCTTGATTAATCGGCTGCTAAAACGGCGAGTGGTGGATAGTGCACGTCGGGCTGGGGTAACACGGCAACTCCGGTGGGTGCGAATTTCAGATCAGATTGAACTACTGGATGCACCTGGAGTTTTGCCCTCCAAACTCAACGACCAAGAAGCGGCCTTCAAGCTCGCCATCTGTGATGATATTGGGGAAGCGGCCTATGATAACCAGCGGGTTACCTCTGCTCTAATTGATTTGATCAAAGGTATGCAAGCCACTGCCCCCGAAGCCATTTCAGGCAACCCGTTGCGATCGCGCTACGAGCTAGACCCAGCGGAATTTACAGGCGAATCTTATCTCCATGCTCTAGCAGAGCAAAAGTACCAAAATGATGTGGAGCGAACGGCTCGGCAAATCTTAAATGACTTCCGCAAAGGTATCCTCGGCTCCATTGCTTTGGAACTACCACCCGATTAAGTTAACAACCATAGCCCGCGCCTGAAAACACCTGTTTGAGTTGGTTATCTTTGTACTCGTAGATGCCAAAGCTAGTGCTTTCGTAACCTTTGACACTCCCCGCTCTAAAGA carries:
- a CDS encoding Uma2 family endonuclease, translating into MVQTPPKPITLDEFLKLPETEPASEFIEGKVFQKPMPQGQHSRIQQKLTATINAVVEDAQIALALPELRCTFSGRSIVPDIAVFAWERIPTNEDGAIANTFAAHPDWTIEILSPDQSATRVITNILHCLNHGTQIGWLIDPAEQLVLVYTPQQQPQVFDAESNHLPVPAFAAELQLTVGQVMGWLKVK
- a CDS encoding DsbA family oxidoreductase, translating into MPEEAQVQIDVWSDYVCPFCYLEEPVLEQLRQEYGESVQVVWRAFELRPDPIPTLDPQGEYLRTTWERAVYPMAKERGVTLHLPPVQPRSRKALEAAEFARDRGCFEAMHHALFRAFFEDGLDLNHLDILLAIATSIGLDREALSTALETGQYTERVINDQALAHKLGISGVPALLIHQASEPLEASIRLSGAQPYAAVRTVIEQVR
- a CDS encoding DUF4926 domain-containing protein; the protein is MTLELYQEVAVTRDLPEYELKAGDVATLVDFVSHPANSEEGCVLEVFNAVGESSAVIAVPISAVEALRGDG
- the ylqF gene encoding ribosome biogenesis GTPase YlqF gives rise to the protein MTTPAIQWYPGHIAKAERALLSQLKLVDVVLEVRDARIPLSTHHPQVPHWIGNKAKVLVLNRMDMIPAQMRDRWIEWFREQGEEALFTDAQHGKGIEAIAQAAQNAGVQMNQRRRDRGMLPRPVRAVVLGFPNVGKSALINRLLKRRVVDSARRAGVTRQLRWVRISDQIELLDAPGVLPSKLNDQEAAFKLAICDDIGEAAYDNQRVTSALIDLIKGMQATAPEAISGNPLRSRYELDPAEFTGESYLHALAEQKYQNDVERTARQILNDFRKGILGSIALELPPD